TGCACAGAGCAACATTACCAGAGATTAGAATATGGTAAAGTTACACCAAACGCAAACATGATTATAAAACTTGCTGATTTTTTTGATGTTTCTGCCGACTATTTGCTTGGACGCTCAGACAATCGTGATAGATTATAAAATGGGGCTGTAAAAAAAGTCCTTAATTAAGAATCACCAGTTCCGACAGATGTCGATTCTGGTGATTCTTCGTTTTTTTATCTATTTTTTATGATAATGATTGATTTTTCCATAAAAGAGCGTGCACTTAATAAAGCTATGAGTATAGTTCTTGGATTTTATGCAGCCAACTTGTTTCTCTGCTTTTTATTATGATATTTATAAAGATTAAAACCACAAGAAATCAGTGTGAGTTCAAGAATTACGTTTTTCTCACCTCTTCGAAATAATCTTTTGTAGGACTTATCCCATTTTAAAATGCCAAATGTTCCTTCTGCCTGAATACTACGATTCATTCTCAACAGTGCGCCATGTATTGATTCAAGGTTTGTAATTACCTCTTGATGTATCGAGGTTAATTCCTGATTCATTCGAATGGTTCTGTTTTTGCTTGCCTTAGGACAACAATCGTTTTTAAATTGGCAGCCTTCACATGATTCACATTCATAGATTTCTTCGGTTCTGCCATATTTGTTTTTATAGACATGTTGTTTGCTTTTGAAGTGAAAAGTCTTTCCATTTGGGCATATCAAATTTTCATTCTCGTCTCTTTTAAAGTTGACTGCACGATATGGATTTTCGTGATACTTCTTATCGGATATTTCCTTTTTGAACATGGTAAATTTCATATACTTTTCCATTCCATGCTCTTCACAGTAAAGATAGTTATTATAGGAACCATAGCCTGCATCTGCAACTGGATACTTTGGATAATGACCATAGATTTCATTGAATTTTTCCATCAAAGGAACAAAGCATTCCATATCAGATGCATATGGTTTTACATCAACTACCGCTATATACTCATCACAGATAGCGGTCTGTAGATTGTACGCTGGGAGAAGCTGATCATTGCCCATATAATCCCGTTTTATGCGCATAAAAGTGGCATCGTAATCGGTTTTGGAATAACTGTTTCTTTCATTGCCACAGACTTCTATATGATGTGCATATGTCTTTAATCGATCTAGATATCCCTCTAATTCCTGATATTGTTTTTGCTGAAGACTTTTTCTATGACCACAACCAGATACAAACGTGGATTCCACCAGATTTGTTGCATTCTTGTACCTTTCCAAGAGTTCCGATACATATTCAACAGCATACTCGTCTCTCTTATCAAGTTTTACACCGAAATACCCTAATACGTCCTGGTTCATTGCATCAATCAGCATGGATATCTTTTTATAAACCTTTCCTCGGTTTTTTGTACAGGACTTTTTCCATACCCAGGTATAGCGGTTTGCATTTGCCTCTATTTTTGTCCCATCAATGTAGGTGTGTTCCAGGTCGACATGATTCTTTTCAAAAATATATGTATTCACATCCAAAAAAATCTGTTCAATGGAATCAGTAAGTTTATTTCGGATGATGTTGCCAAATGTAGCAAATGAAGGCGCCTTCATGCCATCAAGAAGATACATATACCGGATATCATTTCTGCAAAGTTTTTCGATTTCCCGCAGAGAGCAGATTCCGTGTTCCATGAAAGCAAAGAGTACCACTTTGAGGAGTTTCTGTTCATCACATCTTGGACGACCTGTTCTGTAGCCTTTCTCTACAAAATATTTTGATAGGTCGATGTGATCCATTACCTCACAGAAAGTATATACTGGATCAGATATATCAATTAGTTTTTCAATTTCCAATGGTAATTTTAGCTGTCGTACTGTATAATTATGATTGGTGTTTTTATTTAGTCGCATAAGTAATTATACCAAAAAATCGCTGAAGTCTCACGACCTCAGCGATTTTTCTTTTAGGGGAGTTTTTTTACAGCCCCATTTTATTCACTACTGTCACTAATATTCAATCCACTCTATTCTTCATAATCTTCTTGAATTTCATCAAAAAATGAAATAAAGTTATCCCAAACAGCCCCATCAATCTCATTACCCGATTCATGATCCCAGTAGGTAAAATTTAACCCTTCTTCATCTTCTGCAAAAGAACATATCCAAAATGAAAAATAATTATCTTTTCCAAATACAAACCAATTTGGAGTAAATGGGTTTTTTGATGATTGTGATAATGCTTTTTCAATTGTAAATATTTCTCCAAAAGGAAACTTGGCTTCAGATATTACACTATAAAGTGAATGTAATACTTTGGGTATTCTATTATCAATACTGTAATCACAATTTCTATACTTTATGTCTATATTTTCTCCATATTTATCACTAAGACTCTTCAAATACTCTTCAATATTTTTATACACTAAAAATCCTCCTCAAAATTTGGGTTATTTGGAACTCCATTTGTGTCATTTTGCCAATTGCCACCATGCCACCTATTAAAATGCTCATTATTTGTTGCTGGATATATATTATTAGGGTCATCGGCTAATTGTGGATAATCTAACGCATTATACTTGTGATGTCCTTCTATTGGTTCTCCATTAAAAGTTGGTGTTTTTCTATTCTGTATATCTTGCTTTTGACTATCACTCCAATCTCTTGTTCCATCCATCCCTGAATCCAGACGTTTTTTCTCCATACTCCAATATCTATCAACTCCTCTTTTTCTTCTATTATTAAATCTTCTGTCCCATTCTAAATGATTATATTCATTTTGAGTTATAGTTTTATTTTTCATCTTTTGCTTTAAATTTTTCTTTTGTTTAGGGGTAAGTGGTTTAAATGGCGTTTCTATTTTATTAGGATTAGTAGCATCATCAGACCCTGTTTCTTTTTTCTTTCCTTCAGGTTCTCCAGGCTTAGGACACTTACTTTTCCCATCATACCCACTCGGATCTTCATACATCACCGGATTATTCGCGCAGTACGCATACAGATTCAATCCATCCCCTCTGTACACATCCTCTTGTGTGAATCTTGCTACCTGTGGGTTATAAAACCTTGCTCTTAAGTAATACTGGCTGGTTATGGCATCGTATTGCTCGCCGTTATATGTATAACGGTTTCTTACGATTTCCTCTGCTGTAGTCAGTGAGCCAAAAGCATCATATCCATAGCGATTTAAGACTTGTCCGTTTTCCCCTGTGATATATTCCGTATCTCCATGCTCGTTCCAGTGGAAGTATCGGTAGCCATCCCCCTCCTGTTTTAAGCTGTCACTTGCAATAATACCATAGCCTAAGACAATACGGTTTGTGGTTTGGTTGCTTTCATCCTGCTCTGCTAATACCTTCCAACCATTGGTTATAAAGTTCGTCCGTTCCCCGTTTTCTACAATACCATATCTTAGATTCTCAGCATCATAGAAGTTTTCCTGTGTCTGGACTGCTGTTGGCGTTTCTTTCTCATTTCCAAAGTACTCTACTGTTACTTTTCTTGTCTTGTTAAAGCCATCATAATCATAATGACTCTTTTGTAACAGATTTTCTGTGCATCCTCTGGTTTCCTCCTGTAAGGTATTCCCCTGATTATCATACTGATACAGGGTAATCCGGTTGTTTTCTGCCCTTGCACTATCTTTACGTGCTACTTCCGTTAGGCGGTTTCTGCTATCATACCGATAGGTTTCCTCTTGACTTCCATACTTTCTTAACGCACGGTTGCCTGCACTGTCATAGGCAAAGCTTTCCTCTTTACCGTCTGCATACTGTACTCCAGCTATTCTCTGTAGGGGGTCATAGATATATCTTGTAGCTTGGGTGAGTGGTACTTGTTCTGGTAACTTTCCTTGCAATTTCGCTTGTCCAGTTGCCAATCCACCAAATACCTGTCCGCCCCCTGTCTCTCCTATTCTACCATAATCTCCCACTCCCTGTAAATCCCCCACACTTAACTCTCTCATATCCTGTTTTAAGATACGGTTTCCGTTATAGTCATAGGCATAGCGGTAGGCAAAGAGCTTTTCTCCTGTCCTTGTGGTGGTAGTAATACTGGCTGGATTTTTATCCCTGTCATAGGTATATTCTGTGGTAACTCCATTGGCAAACCTTGCCTGTGCCAATGTATTATCAACATGATAACCATAGGTTACCAGCAGATTTCCGTTATCCATTACCTTTGCCACACGGTTGACTTCATCATAGGCATACTCTGTCTTTTTCCCGGTTGCATCTAAGATTCCTGCCACATTGCCGGACTTGGTATAGCTGTATTGCAGGGCAAGCTTGTGGTTGACATATTTGGTCTTTACACTTCCGCTTGGTGTATAATCATACTGGTACTGTACACCTCCTCCGGTTGCTTCTGTCAGCTGCCCTTCTGTATTGTACTGGTACCCATAGATGAGACCACTCTTTTCTTCCTTCTTATACACTAACTGGTCGTCTATGTTTAACTTATAGACAATGCTGTTCTGGTTTCGGTCTATCTGTTTTGCCAGTCTGCCTTGTTTGTCATAGAAGAACTGCTCTTTTTCTCCCGTTTGGTCTAGGATTTCCCCTAGCTGGTTAAAGCTGTTATAGCAGTAGGTTATAATTCCACCCTTGCCGTCTGTGGTGGTGGTGATATTTCCGGCGTAATCATAGGTATACTGTTCTTCACTTCCATCCGGTTTATGGATACGTACAATTCTTCCCCAATCGTCCAGCTGATAGAGGGTGCGATTCCCTTCACCATCTCTTATTCCCGTTATATTTCCTCTGGCATCGTAAGTGAATGACTGGCTGACCGGATTGTTTTGGTGTGGCTGGCTTAAGGTATCGTTTTGATTTACAGAGTCACTTTGTTCCCTTGCCTGTATTACTTCCCCAGTCGCAATACTCTGGATTCTTCCGCCGATGTCATACTGGTATTCTACCAGTGTCCCCATTTCATCTCCTTTACGGATTAACTGTCCTACCTTATTATACTGGTTGTATTCTTCTAAGTATCCGAGAGCATTCCGTACCGATTCCATTCGTCCAAAAGCATCGTAGGTAAAGGTGGTTCCTGTTCCATCATCCAGTTCTTCCCTATAGTTATCCGGACTTACGGCTTTTATCAGGCTGTTGTTCTTGTCATAGAAATATCTAGTGACATTTCCTTCCTCATCGGTCTGCTTGATAAGGTTATTCCTATAGTCATAGACGTATTCCTTGCTGTCACCCTTGGTATTGGTCTGTTTAATAAGATTTCCGGCTTTATCATATTCATAGGATAACACACGGTGGATGCCATTGGCTTTATCAAGGTGTTCTTCTTTTGTTATGCGGTCTAATAAGTCATAGTCTCTTCGGATTACATACCCTTCCGGTGTTAGAATCTCTGTCACGATTTCTACTGACTATTTACTTGTTCGTTCTGATAATCCAAAAAGGATATAGCAATGAGCTAGATTATACAAGATAATCTAGCTCATTGCATTTAATTTATACTAAATATTTTATTGTGATATTTTACCTCTGCTTAAAAAAATCAATATTCATTTGACCAATTTTTACATTTACATATTGTTCTTTCGTACTTTCAATCGCAGTCCATTGTTCAGCTAAAGATATAATAACATCTTCATTTATTTTTGTAAATGCTTCATTGTTCCAATTTTCCCACATTTCATCAAAATCATTTGGTAAATTAATACCTAATTGTTTTTCAGTATTAGTTATTGCACCGCTACTAAATATTCTGTCCTCATCATAAAAATAAGCACGTTCTATCTCGCCATTAATCAATCTTGCAAAACCATGTGCCTCAGAAACCCTGTGTGTAAAGAACAAGTGTACTTCTT
The nucleotide sequence above comes from Anaerocolumna cellulosilytica. Encoded proteins:
- a CDS encoding helix-turn-helix domain-containing protein — encoded protein: MANFSDRLKELRKDKHLTQVNMASFLECTEQHYQRLEYGKVTPNANMIIKLADFFDVSADYLLGRSDNRDRL
- a CDS encoding transposase, translated to MRLNKNTNHNYTVRQLKLPLEIEKLIDISDPVYTFCEVMDHIDLSKYFVEKGYRTGRPRCDEQKLLKVVLFAFMEHGICSLREIEKLCRNDIRYMYLLDGMKAPSFATFGNIIRNKLTDSIEQIFLDVNTYIFEKNHVDLEHTYIDGTKIEANANRYTWVWKKSCTKNRGKVYKKISMLIDAMNQDVLGYFGVKLDKRDEYAVEYVSELLERYKNATNLVESTFVSGCGHRKSLQQKQYQELEGYLDRLKTYAHHIEVCGNERNSYSKTDYDATFMRIKRDYMGNDQLLPAYNLQTAICDEYIAVVDVKPYASDMECFVPLMEKFNEIYGHYPKYPVADAGYGSYNNYLYCEEHGMEKYMKFTMFKKEISDKKYHENPYRAVNFKRDENENLICPNGKTFHFKSKQHVYKNKYGRTEEIYECESCEGCQFKNDCCPKASKNRTIRMNQELTSIHQEVITNLESIHGALLRMNRSIQAEGTFGILKWDKSYKRLFRRGEKNVILELTLISCGFNLYKYHNKKQRNKLAA
- a CDS encoding RHS repeat-associated core domain-containing protein, translating into MTEILTPEGYVIRRDYDLLDRITKEEHLDKANGIHRVLSYEYDKAGNLIKQTNTKGDSKEYVYDYRNNLIKQTDEEGNVTRYFYDKNNSLIKAVSPDNYREELDDGTGTTFTYDAFGRMESVRNALGYLEEYNQYNKVGQLIRKGDEMGTLVEYQYDIGGRIQSIATGEVIQAREQSDSVNQNDTLSQPHQNNPVSQSFTYDARGNITGIRDGEGNRTLYQLDDWGRIVRIHKPDGSEEQYTYDYAGNITTTTDGKGGIITYCYNSFNQLGEILDQTGEKEQFFYDKQGRLAKQIDRNQNSIVYKLNIDDQLVYKKEEKSGLIYGYQYNTEGQLTEATGGGVQYQYDYTPSGSVKTKYVNHKLALQYSYTKSGNVAGILDATGKKTEYAYDEVNRVAKVMDNGNLLVTYGYHVDNTLAQARFANGVTTEYTYDRDKNPASITTTTRTGEKLFAYRYAYDYNGNRILKQDMRELSVGDLQGVGDYGRIGETGGGQVFGGLATGQAKLQGKLPEQVPLTQATRYIYDPLQRIAGVQYADGKEESFAYDSAGNRALRKYGSQEETYRYDSRNRLTEVARKDSARAENNRITLYQYDNQGNTLQEETRGCTENLLQKSHYDYDGFNKTRKVTVEYFGNEKETPTAVQTQENFYDAENLRYGIVENGERTNFITNGWKVLAEQDESNQTTNRIVLGYGIIASDSLKQEGDGYRYFHWNEHGDTEYITGENGQVLNRYGYDAFGSLTTAEEIVRNRYTYNGEQYDAITSQYYLRARFYNPQVARFTQEDVYRGDGLNLYAYCANNPVMYEDPSGYDGKSKCPKPGEPEGKKKETGSDDATNPNKIETPFKPLTPKQKKNLKQKMKNKTITQNEYNHLEWDRRFNNRRKRGVDRYWSMEKKRLDSGMDGTRDWSDSQKQDIQNRKTPTFNGEPIEGHHKYNALDYPQLADDPNNIYPATNNEHFNRWHGGNWQNDTNGVPNNPNFEEDF